The region AGAGGGCGACCAATATATAGGCTTTACCTTTGGCAAACGCACGGGAGTTTTCTTGGATAACTCGCTTTTACTCGTAGAACCTGCCGCAGCTGCAGCCTTTGAAGCGCAGAAGCAGGCGGCGCAGCGTACTGCGCTGCAGCCGGAGCCAGGTCCTGGCGGGTTTGTGCGGGAAGACCCTCCGGGTGGCGGCGGTTACGGGGGCGGAACAGTTCCGCCAGTACCACCGGCGCCTCCGGCGCAACCTGCCGGCAAGAAACATTTCTATGGCAGTATCGACTTGGATCCCGTTCGCGCCAAACTGCAGTTCAACAATCTGGTCGACGAAGTGATCGGCAACTTCACGGTCAAGCCGGGCGTGCGGGTGAAAATCGCCATCGAGATTGAGGCTGAGACGGATGCGGGTTTTGATGATTCACTGCAGCGCGCCGTGAAAGAGAACTGCAACGCTTTGAAGTTTAAGACGGCGGAGTTTGAAGAGTGATATTAAGAAAATATTATGTCGTGCCACTACAGAATAATTATACTAACAACATGCCTGTAAATCTTTATTGGATACTATATAGGATGCCGTTGTAAAACTGTAAGCGTCTTTTACGGCTCCGGCACTCAAAATATTGCTGGAATTGATGATTTGCAAGTTGCCTTTTTTAACGAGCCGGCTTCCTTCGCCAGTTGCAGAAATCGTTCGAACACCAGTTTTTGCTTTTTGTTTACTAAAAGGCGAACGCGAAACCGGCATAAGGCTGTATAATCAAAGCCGGTTTCCTGGAACGGCAAATGCAGCGCCACTTTCCGCCGCAAATAGTAGGTTGCGCGTTCTTGTGCTTTCCGGCCGGAAATATTATCGTGATACATGAGTAGCAGTACTTTGGATAAAAGCGCCGGAGAAACGGAGGAACGACCGGTAATGATTCGACGTAAATACCCATAAGTCCTTGATTTATATACCTTTATGCTGTTTTTATTACGCATTCTTGGTGCGATTGATCCGCTGGCAGTGTTTGGAAAGGATGTAGGGTTTGATGATTTGAATATGGAGGATATGCCGTATTAGATTGATAGATTGATGCGCCCCGCGGGAAACTGGCGGGGCTTTTTACGTCGTTAGTAAAAATTTATCTTTACAAGAACAAATGTTTGATATATTCTGATTACAGAATATATGTTTGTAAAAAAGGGGTTATCTTATGAATAATGATATAGCTATCGCGGTCGCGTAAATGGTAAATCAAGCGCATCAACATATCTCCATGAAGGATTTTGATGCGGCGGAGCAAGCGCTACATCCAGCGCTGTCGCTAGCTGATGAATTTCGAGAAAAATATGGTCAAACGCAGTTTTGCTTTAATAATGGACTGGAGTTAGTATTTTATATCATGCTGGATGAGCCGGATTTTGGTCTGGCGTCTCGCAATATACCATTTTCCAACGTATTTCAAACCTATGGGTTTATTCTCATGGAGAAAGGCAGGCTGGATGATGCTCTTAATATGCTGGATAAGGGACTGCTTTTTAATCCCGTAGATGCAGCGCTGCATTTTGAAAAAGCAGAAGTCTTAAAAGCCCAGCGTCGCACATCTGAATTATGGGAGCAAATTGAAACTTGCTTCGAGGTCTCATATCTTCCGCACTATATTGCCAGAGCTTATCGCAATTACGGTTATTATTTCATTGAAGCGCGAGAGTGGGAAGCGGCTGCTTGTTGCTATTTCGCCAGTCAACGGTGGGAACATCATATCATGGCGCAAGGACAGCTTGCCTACATACGCAGCGCAGCCGGAAAGCCTTATCAAGAAAAAGACTATCCGCCGGATGTCATTGACGCTATTTTGTCCAAGCGTCAAGTTCCGGTAAAGCCATGTCCGCTATGGCCAGCCGCCGCTATCCGCGTTGGTGCGGACATACTTAGCGAAAACCCAGCCAATGCCTTAATGTATTTTGAAATCGCCTATCGCCTCTGCCCGGATCGCCATATCCAGGCCATGATTATAAAAGCGAAACAAAAGGTGCAGCGCCAGAAAATGGACGACAAGACAATCATCGCTTCACATTCCGAGAGCGGCCAAAGTTAATCGACGATAGCAGACATTGTTGGATAATGTGAAATTGCATAGTTAGGCTGGCGCATCAACAGGAAAGTGCATATTCGCGTCGAAAAAGTAGTTGGGTGAGTATGCATGCAAGCAAATGATTTTAATTCCGGCATTCGTAAAGACAAGCTTACCCCGGAGAAAAGAAGCGCTCTGATGGCGAAAGTCAAAAGCACAGGAACCAAAGCGGAGGATAAGGTGCGGAAGGCGCTATTCGCCGCAGGCTTTCGATATCGCAAGAACGTAACAAATCTGCCGGGAAAACCCGACATAGTGCTGGCCAAATATAAGGCAATCGTCTTCGTGCATGGTTGCTTTTGGCATCAGCATCCAAATTGCCGCGAAGCGACTATGCCTGCAACACGGCTGGAATACTGGCGGCCAAAGCTGATGCGCAATATAGAGCGGGATCAAAGCAACATGGAAAAGTTAAGGAAGATGGGTTGGAGGGTGTTTACCGTATGGGAATGCGAGCTGCGGTCGCGGTTTTTCAAGAAAACAATAGAACTTCTCATAGCCCAATTGCGCTCGGCGGACAGCCCCGCATGACAATGCTTGAATTTTTTGCAGGGAGCGGTCTGGTTGCGCAAGGTTTAGGCAACTTATTTAAGGTAGTTTGGGCAAACGATATTTGTCCGAAGAAAGCGGCTGTTTATAGAGCCAATCATGACAGTTCGATTTTTCATCTTGGCGATATATGCGAGATAAACGGCGACACACTGCCAAAAGCGAACTTGGCATGGGCGAGTTTTCCCTGTCAAGACTTGTCGCTGGCGGGACTTGTTGGCGGCATTGAAGCGAAAAGAAGCGGCATGGTATGGCAGTGGCTGCGTATAATGGATGAAATGTCGGTGAAGCCGAAAGTTCTTGTAGCCGAAAATGTTGTTGGTCTAATTTCTACGGCTGAAGGGAAAAATTATCAGCTGCTTCATCAAGCTTTGCATGAGCGTGGGTATCGGGTTGGCGCTATTGTCCTGAACGCCATGCGCTTTGTGCCGCAGTCCCGGCCCAGGGTTTTTATCGTCGCAGTAGACAAAGATATGGATATACCTTTTCATTTAACCGATGATCAACCTAATTGGCTTCATCCCGCCGCCTTGAAAAAAGTTGCATATGGCTTACCGGGATGGGTATGGTGGCATATGCCTATACCCTCACACCGCTATATTTCACTAGCTGACATCATCGAATGGGACGCTCCAGTTGATTCGGAACATACGACGCAAAAAAATCTGGATATGATGCCGGAAAGGCATCGGGCCATTTTAGAAAAGGCCCCTCAAAATCAAACTATCGTAGCTACGGGCTATAAACGAACCCGGCACGGAAAACAAGTGCTGGAAGTGCGCTTCGATGGGATTGCCGGCTGCCTAAGAACGCCGGAAGGCGGAAGCAGCCGCCAGTTGGTAATTATCAAAAGGAGCGGGCAAATCAGCACGCGGCTGCTTACGGTAAGAGAAGCGGCGCGTTTGATGGGCGTTCCCGATTCATTTGTCATACCCGGCGGGTACAACGAGGGATATAAAGCGATGGGCGATGCTGTTGCTGTCCCCGTCGCGGAATATTTAGGGCAACATCTTTTATTTCCGTTAGTGGAGGCGGCCTATGCGCGATGAGTTGTTTCAAAGATTGGCGGCGTTTCAGCGTGAAAACAAAATTCAGTCTAAAGGTCAGCTTGCAGTTATTATTCATCTATGCCGCGTTGCAAGAGAGCAAGGACTGCCTTTAGACTCGACCCGTCTAGTTACGGAGGCGGGAGGGCAGGTTCGCGGCTTGGGAAAGGCTGCTGTGCAGAAAGTCTTAAAAGACTATGGCATAGTCCGAGTTTTAGCTGAAGAGAGCGGACGCACCAGCAGGGGCAGTTTAGGATTAATGACGGTGTTTGTTGAATTTCTGAATGGGCTGCATTCTGCACATTTGGCGGATACTGCAGCGATAGAAAGTTGGTGGATCGACCGTATACGGGACTATTTCAATTCCCGCCCCTTTACTCTACGATACGATACAAGCAGATCACTGCGAGCTGTCGTGCGGGATCTGCTTCTTCAGGCGGAAGCCAGGCAAAAAGAAAGCCCCGGCACTACTTACATGGGAACGGTGCTGCAGCATCTTGCGGGAGCCAAATTGTCCATAGTTTTGCCGCAGGGGTCGCTTGCATTTCACGGAGCGTCCGTTGCGGATTCCCCTACCGCCAGAAGTGGAGACTTTCTTTTGGATGATGTAGTTATTCACTGCACTACTGCGCCGGGTGAAGCGCTGATGCAAAAATGCAGGAAAAATCTGGAAGCCGGGCTCAGGCCGATTATTATTACGATCTATCAGCGCCTTGTCTCCGCCGAAGCATTGGCGGCGGACAATGGCTTGGAAGGTCGCGTTGACATATGGGACTTTGAACAATTTATCTCAACCAACGTCTATGAACTAAGCCATTTTAAGGCGACGGAACGCCGGGTTACTGTTGAAAGATTAATTGAGGCGTATAACGCCATTATTGATAGTTGCGAAACTGACCCAAGCCTGAAGGTGCAAATGGGATAGGGTTTCGTCCTTGCTGCCGCAGGCTAATGGCGGACGTCGGATGGAACATTCCTTATGTAACAGGCGATGGACTGCCGCGCACTTTGGCGGGCCATGACAGGCACGATGACAGGATATAAAAGGCTCTCTGCGTTTTGCAGAGGGCCTTTCCTTTCGGCGTGGTTACATAAGACAGCTTTTATCGGATGGCCGCCATGCGCGAAAGGCGGTAGCCTCTGAACGCCGCACGGACTGACGCGGAGCGGGCGTGATGTTGGCAGGGTACTCATCCACTCAAAATATTTAATGCCTGACATAAATTCGTGAGAGGCAGGACTGGTATTCAATAGGTCGGTCACAAATTGATTGCCGGCCTGGGTTCCTTTGGTATCTTCTTTTGTCGCGTTTAGGATGACGGTTCTCACCATGCCCAGAATAAGGTCAGTAAGTTCTAAGCCGATTTCTTCTCTTTTTGGTATCAGTTTACTGTCAGTTACGTGAAATTGTTCGCCACGGTACAAGGATTGAAGATTTAATTGGTCTTTCACGATTTTATGCAGCGCTACCGCTTCGTATTCCGTGGCCCGCTCAATTTTAATTTCTGTTTCCAGGCTAATTCCTTTTCCGTACCCTCGCAAAAGACCGTACAAAATTCGTTCCGGCAGCTTTGAATAATACATTTGACGGAAGTTTGTTTTACGGTATTCAGATGGTTTATAACAGGCAATGACATTAAATTTAAACAGACGATGATATTTCATCGTGGTATCAAAAACCCGTTTAATTCTTGCGGTATCCAAAGGATGTCCCCGGTATTTCGACCAATGGAGGTCTAGCTTGGTACTGCCCAAACTTTATTATGCCCCCTTGCAAAAGGGGGCCAAACTCATTTATTTGGAGACAAGCTTCTGCCAACTGCTATTAGCCGGCAAAGTCTGGAAGTAGCCTCTCGAATTAAATCTGCGGCTGATTCAATACATTCATTCAGTGTCATAGGTCTGGGAACAATGCTCATGAGAGCGTCAATGCCGTGCTGGGTAACGCTTTGGTAGCCATTGCCCAATCCACCCGACAGGCAAACAGTAGGAACATTAGCCTGTTTGGCGATTTTAGCTACACCTACCGGAGCCTTACCGAAAGCTGTTTGAAAATCGGTACAGCCTTCACCGGTAATTAATAAATCAGCTTGTTTAACAATGTCGGCAAAATTGGTTGCATTCAGTACAATTTCTACGCCAGGTTTCAATTGGGCGTTGGTGAAGAACAATAAACCGGCTCCCAATCCTCCGGCCGCTCCGGCACCAGGGTGATTAGCAATGTCTTTCCCTGTGATTTCACAGGCTATACGGGCATAATGATTTAGGGCGGCATCCAGTTCAGTTATCATTTCCCGTGTGGCGCCTTTTTGCGGGCCATATACTGCAGATGCTCCTTTTTCTCCGCACAGTGGGTTATCTACATCGCAGGCGACCAGAATGGTGGCTTCGGCCAACCGGGGATCAGCATCTGTCATATCTATCGTTGACAGATTTGATAGGGCTGAGCCTCCAAAAGGCAGTTCCTTACCTGCAGCATCCAGAAATTTTATACCCAAAGCCTGGGCCATGCCTACTCCTCCATCGTTGGTCGCACTGCCGCCAATCCCGATGACGAGTTTACGAATTCCCTGATTTAATGCGGCTTTCATTAATTGTCCAGTACCGTAGGTTGTAGTATGACGCGGATTACGTTGATCCGGCGGTACAAGGGTAAGACCGGAAGCGGCAGCCATCTCGATGACTGCTGTCTCGCCGTCGCCGAGAATACCCCAGAATGCTTGAACCGGAGTGCCTAAAGGACCTAATACTCTTTCCGAAATCATTTGGCCGCCTGTTGCCGTTACCAGCGCTTCAACAGTGCCTTCTCCACCATCGGCTATTGGGACTTTTCGTACTTGGGCTTCCGGAAAAATTGAGAGAATACCTTGTTCCATGGCATTGGCTACCGCAACAGCCGACAGACTGCCTTTAAATGAATCTGGAGCAACTACGAAAATCATTATTTCCACGTCCTTTACTCAAGCATATTATACTTAGCTTTTAACTATATAGTATCCAATAAAGATGTACAGGCGTGTTGTTAGTATAAGCGTAAGTCAAGCGCCAGCGGTGGAGCGTTACTAACAACACGCCTAGAAAAAAATCTTTATTGGTTCATATAATTTCATTTTCGCATGTAAAAAACAAATTCTCAATTATCCGAACTTACAAAAGGAACCGACTTCAAAGATAAAATATTGGTAATTTTGCATAATGAATATGTAAAAGTCCTCGTGCGTTGCCTGTGCTATATTATATAATATAGACAATTAAGTATGTGTAGGGGTCAGAGTATGATTATAAATAACGAGTTAGCACAGCAGATTGTTGATAAAATAACGCCGATAGTTCAACAAAATATAAATATTATGGATAGTGCAGGTAAAATCATCGGCTCGGGTCAAAAAAACAGAATCAACACATGCCACCAAGGGGCCATAGATGTCCTGCAAAGCAGTGAATGTATAGAAATTTACCCTACTGATCTTGACCGTTATCCGGGGGCGCAGCCGGGTGTAAATTGCCCAATCATATTGGAAGGGCAGATTGTTGGTGTAGTGGGTGTTTCCGGTTACCCTGACGAGGTCAGAGATACCGCTAAATTGGTTAAAATGGTTGCTGAATTGATTTTGGAACGGGAACTGTTAATTGAAGAATTTAAATCTTACTCACACCTGCTGGAGCAATTTGCCCATCTGCTGTTATCGGAAAATGCCCGCAATAACTATTCCCAAATTATAAAAATAGCTAACTTGCTACGGTTGGAGTTGGCAGTACCCCGGCTAGCGGCAGTGGTAAACATTCATTTTTCAGTCGAAGATGCCTTCAATCACTATGGATCACGCGAACTGGTTTTTGCGAGAAAGAGGGAGAATGTGAACCGTTTGATCGAAGAATCAGGCCTAATTAATTCACAGGATGTTATCATTTTTGGCGAAAACCAACTGGTTGTGCTCAAGTCTTTTTCTGAAGATACTGAGCCGGCTGTATTTGAACAATGGGGCACTGATTTTTTACTGCTGTTAAGTCAATGTGAATCTCAGGTACCTCTTGGCCTCGGTATTGGCAGTTTAACAGGCTCGCCATTACAGTTATGCCATTCCTATAATGAGGCCTTATTTGTTTTGAACCATTGCTTGTCAGATGACAGAGTTTCATCAATCTACCAATTTGATGTGATGGCGGCCTACTTGGTAAAAGAGCCAGGGGCTGTTGCTACTTGCTTGGCTTTCAAGAATTTACAAGACCGGCTAACCGGAAAAGTTGACTTGAAGTACGATATGCACAATACTATCAAAAGTCTGCTGGAGAATAACCTGAACGTGTCCAATGCTGCCAAAGCCCTGTTTATTCACCGCAATACTCTTGTATTTAGACTGGCGAAATTAAAGGAGCTGACCGGGCTAAGTCCTGACCGGTTTTTTAATCATGCCATATTATGCAAGCTGCTGGTTATGCAATAGCCGCAGGGATAATTTGGAACATAGCGGCCGCTTTCAGGGGGATTAACTTGGGGAGCAGGTATAATCATAGGGATTAGGTAGTGTAATAACTATACCAATTTACGTTGAAAAGTTTCTTTGAGTGCCTCTAGGGAAGATAGCGCCGATGAATAGCTTATTGTGGCAGGAAATCAGCTTGGTAGAAGCGAATATATCAGGTATAACCCACTATTAACTAATGGGGTTGAATACCGTCCCACTTTCATGGCACGAGGAGGAACTATATTATGGCAATATCTCAAGTTACTGAAGTCATCAGGATTCGCAGCAAAGTTTTGGCCGAAATCGCAAGAATGGCCTACGAAGATTGCCTGGAAAAGGACATCGGAAATATGATGGACACTATTGTATCTGAGGACGGACCCAGATACCGGTGTTGTGTTCATAAAGAAAGAGCAGTATTGCGTCAACGTATTAACCTGACCCTAAGTCAACCTTTGCATGTCACTCAGGAAGAAGCTGCAGCCGGCGCGCTGGCCGGTAAGGTGGAGGATATGCCTTTTATCAGCGTATTACCGGAGGCTTGTGATCAGTGTCCCATTGATAAATATATGGTTACTGATGCTTGCCGCAACTGTCTGGCTCACAATTGTATAAACAGTTGTCCCAAACAGGCCATCCTGGTAGTACAAAACCGGGCCTATATCGACAAAACCCGTTGTGTGGAATGCGGCTTATGCAAAAAATCCTGTCAATACGGAGCCATCATCGAAATTAGCCGTCCCTGCGAGCGGGTATGCGCTGTCAAAGCCATTGTAGCCGGTGGTGATCGCAAAGCCGTAATTGACCATGAAAAATGTGTCGAGTGCGGCGCTTGCCGGGAAGCCTGTCCCTTCGGGGCTATTGGCGACCGCTCTCTCTTAGTCCAGGTTATCCGGCAAATTAAAAGCGGTAAACAGGTTTATGCCATGCTGGCACCCGCGTTTGCCGGACATTTTGGCGCCAAGACCAGACCCGGACAATTAGTCAATGCTATCAAACAGCTTGGCTTTCATGAGGTAATAGAAGTAGCCTACGGCGCCGATATCGTAACCATCAAGGAGGCAAAAGAGTTTCTCGAGACTGTGCCGAAGTCGCGGCCATTTATGACCTCATCCTGCTGTCCGGCTTTTGTTAGTATGGTAGAAAAACATTTTCCGGATTTAAAAGACATGGTGTCATCTACTGTTTCTCCTATGCTGGCAGCAGCACAAATCATAAAAAATAACAATCCTGATGCTGTTATCGTTTTTATTGGGCCGTGTATCGCTAAAAAATCAGAAGCCCGCAATCATTCTGATCTGGTGGATTTTGCCCTTACCTTTGAAGAATTGGCGGCCATGTTGACCGGCAAGGGCATTGATATAGATACTATTGCCGACAGCGGGTTCCAGTCAGCGGCTTCCGGTACCGGGAACGGCTTCGCTTGTGCCGGCGGGGTGGCCAAAGCCGTTCAGGCGGCAGTAGCCGGTCTTGAGCCGCTAGCCGCTGTCATATCCCATAATGCGGCCGGTCTTGAAAATTGTGCTGAAGTTCTTACCCAGATCCAGTCTGGCAGATTGAAAGCAAATTTCCTGGAAGGTATGGCTTGTTACGGCGGATGTATCGGTGGTCCCGGCGGACTGGCCAACGTCCGGGTAGCCAGTAAATTAGTGGATAATTTTGCCAAGCAATCCACAGCCAAAAATGCTTTAGACAATGGGCCGGCTCAGACGGACAGTGAAAAACCGGGGCACTGGCACCGCCAGTCAAAACAGTAAGAAGTGTTTATCACAGGCGCTCACCCGCGAGGGTGGGCGTTTTTTCCTTTGTTGATACACCGGCCATTCCGGGCAGCCTTAATCCCGGGAAAAAATTTGAGGAATGATCCAAGCGTATCCTTAAAAATGAGTATTGTATATAAAAGAAAATCTAATACTATTTGGTAAACAGTTGCTTTTTATTTTAACAAGTCGGGAGGAACACAAGTGAAAAAATTTGTTTGTACAATATGTGGATATGTTCACGAAGGGGAAGAGGCACCTGAGAAATGTCCAGTTTGTAAAGCCAGCAAAGATAAATTTAAAGAAATGACTGGAGACTTGGCTTGGGCAGATGAACATAGAATCGGAATTGTGAAAGATATTCCTGCAGAGCTTTTGGATGGTTTACGGGCTAATTTTATGGGGGAGTGTACCGAGGTAGGAATGTATCTGGCTATGTCCCGTCAAGCAGATAGACAAGGA is a window of Sporomusaceae bacterium ACPt DNA encoding:
- the hhaIM gene encoding Modification methylase HhaI; translation: MGMRAAVAVFQENNRTSHSPIALGGQPRMTMLEFFAGSGLVAQGLGNLFKVVWANDICPKKAAVYRANHDSSIFHLGDICEINGDTLPKANLAWASFPCQDLSLAGLVGGIEAKRSGMVWQWLRIMDEMSVKPKVLVAENVVGLISTAEGKNYQLLHQALHERGYRVGAIVLNAMRFVPQSRPRVFIVAVDKDMDIPFHLTDDQPNWLHPAALKKVAYGLPGWVWWHMPIPSHRYISLADIIEWDAPVDSEHTTQKNLDMMPERHRAILEKAPQNQTIVATGYKRTRHGKQVLEVRFDGIAGCLRTPEGGSSRQLVIIKRSGQISTRLLTVREAARLMGVPDSFVIPGGYNEGYKAMGDAVAVPVAEYLGQHLLFPLVEAAYAR
- the glxK gene encoding Glycerate 3-kinase — translated: MIFVVAPDSFKGSLSAVAVANAMEQGILSIFPEAQVRKVPIADGGEGTVEALVTATGGQMISERVLGPLGTPVQAFWGILGDGETAVIEMAAASGLTLVPPDQRNPRHTTTYGTGQLMKAALNQGIRKLVIGIGGSATNDGGVGMAQALGIKFLDAAGKELPFGGSALSNLSTIDMTDADPRLAEATILVACDVDNPLCGEKGASAVYGPQKGATREMITELDAALNHYARIACEITGKDIANHPGAGAAGGLGAGLLFFTNAQLKPGVEIVLNATNFADIVKQADLLITGEGCTDFQTAFGKAPVGVAKIAKQANVPTVCLSGGLGNGYQSVTQHGIDALMSIVPRPMTLNECIESAADLIREATSRLCRLIAVGRSLSPNK
- the cdaR_2 gene encoding Carbohydrate diacid regulator; amino-acid sequence: MIINNELAQQIVDKITPIVQQNINIMDSAGKIIGSGQKNRINTCHQGAIDVLQSSECIEIYPTDLDRYPGAQPGVNCPIILEGQIVGVVGVSGYPDEVRDTAKLVKMVAELILERELLIEEFKSYSHLLEQFAHLLLSENARNNYSQIIKIANLLRLELAVPRLAAVVNIHFSVEDAFNHYGSRELVFARKRENVNRLIEESGLINSQDVIIFGENQLVVLKSFSEDTEPAVFEQWGTDFLLLLSQCESQVPLGLGIGSLTGSPLQLCHSYNEALFVLNHCLSDDRVSSIYQFDVMAAYLVKEPGAVATCLAFKNLQDRLTGKVDLKYDMHNTIKSLLENNLNVSNAAKALFIHRNTLVFRLAKLKELTGLSPDRFFNHAILCKLLVMQ